In a genomic window of Thermogemmata fonticola:
- a CDS encoding competence/damage-inducible protein A, whose amino-acid sequence MRAEILAIGTELTTGQTVDTNSPWLSQRLAEVGIPTGYHTIVPDELTDIVEALHIAAGRASLILISGGLGPTQDDLTREALAQAAQVSLVEDPAALEHIRTFFSSRGRPMPERNRQQALRPENAELLPNPIGTAPGLFLHLSQALVFALPGVPRELQLMFQEQVRPRLLKHVGSAGVILYRKINTFGLGESAVEEKIADLTARGRNPEVGITVSDAVVSLRIIARYPTLAEAQAQVSATESLIRQRLGEIVFGVEDEELEDIVVRLAQERKATLAAAESITGGLVAHRICRVPGASQYFRGGIVAYTEEIKHQELGIPWEMLRELGAVSAPVAQAMAEAVRRRFAADLAVATTGFAGPTGGTPQEPIGTAYVALASQQGTEVVRHVWSGERTEIMSRTAKLALNLLRLHLLRRPTS is encoded by the coding sequence ATGAGAGCGGAAATCCTCGCCATCGGTACGGAATTAACGACCGGCCAGACGGTGGATACCAACAGTCCCTGGTTAAGCCAGCGGCTGGCGGAGGTGGGAATACCAACCGGTTATCACACGATCGTACCCGATGAGCTGACCGACATTGTCGAGGCGTTACATATCGCCGCGGGGCGGGCCTCGCTTATCCTCATCAGCGGAGGATTAGGGCCGACACAAGACGATCTGACACGTGAAGCCCTGGCACAGGCCGCACAGGTTTCCCTCGTGGAAGACCCGGCAGCACTGGAGCATATACGCACCTTCTTTTCCAGCCGCGGCCGTCCCATGCCGGAGCGCAACCGCCAGCAAGCCCTGCGCCCAGAAAATGCCGAGTTGCTCCCCAATCCGATTGGAACCGCACCCGGCTTGTTTCTCCATCTCAGCCAGGCCCTAGTCTTTGCCCTGCCCGGAGTGCCGCGGGAATTGCAACTCATGTTCCAGGAGCAGGTCCGCCCTCGATTGCTGAAGCACGTCGGTAGTGCGGGTGTTATCCTGTATCGCAAGATCAACACCTTCGGCCTGGGCGAATCCGCCGTGGAGGAAAAAATCGCCGACCTGACGGCTCGCGGGCGCAATCCCGAAGTGGGAATCACCGTCAGCGACGCCGTGGTCTCCTTGCGGATCATCGCCCGTTACCCCACCTTAGCCGAAGCGCAGGCTCAAGTCAGCGCTACAGAATCCTTGATCCGGCAACGGCTGGGGGAGATCGTGTTCGGTGTCGAGGACGAAGAGCTGGAAGACATCGTCGTGCGATTGGCCCAGGAGCGGAAAGCCACCTTGGCGGCGGCGGAGAGTATCACGGGCGGGCTGGTAGCCCATCGCATTTGCCGGGTGCCAGGAGCTAGCCAATACTTTCGTGGCGGCATCGTGGCCTATACGGAGGAGATCAAGCATCAGGAATTGGGTATACCTTGGGAAATGCTCCGCGAGTTAGGGGCCGTCAGTGCGCCGGTTGCTCAGGCGATGGCGGAAGCAGTCCGGCGTCGCTTCGCTGCGGACCTCGCTGTGGCCACCACCGGCTTTGCCGGCCCTACGGGAGGAACGCCGCAAGAACCCATCGGCACCGCCTACGTCGCCTTAGCTAGCCAGCAAGGAACCGAGGTCGTGCGGCACGTCTGGAGCGGAGAACGCACGGAAATCATGAGCCGCACAGCCAAACTCGCCTTGAATCTCCTCCGGCTTCATCTTTTGAGACGTCCTACGAGTTGA